The nucleotide sequence ggtatttgtgtttggaatctgttgctgtcaactctcaatatgaagtccaaagagctgtcaccatcagtgaagcaagccatcgttaggctgaaaaatcaaaacaaacctatcagagagagagcaaaaacattaggtgtggccaaatcaactgtttggtacattcttaaaaagaaagaacgcactggtgagctcagcaacaccaaaagactcggaagaccacggaaaacaactgtggtggatgacagaagaattctttccctggtgaagaaaaaccccttcacaacagttggccagatcaagaacactctccaggaggtaggcgtatctgtgtcaaagtcaaaaattgagagaagacttcaccagagtaaatagagggttcaccacaagatgtaaaccattggtcagtctcaaaaacaggaagaccagattagagtttgccaaaaaacatctaaaagaccctgtacagttctggaacaacatcctatggacagatgagaccaagatcaacttgtaccagaatgatgggaagagaagagtatggagaagggaaggaactgctcatgatccaaagcataccacctcatcagtgaagcatggtggaggtagtgttatggcgtgggcatgtatggctgccaatggaactggttcccttgtatttatcgatgatgtgactgctgacaaaagcagtaggatgaattctgaagtgtttctggcaatattatctgctcagattcagccaaatgcttcagaactcataggacggcgcttcacagtgcagatggacaatgacccgaagcatactgcgaaagcaaccaaagagttttttaaggcaaagaagtgtaatgttctgcaatggccaagtcaattacctgacctaaatccaattgagcatgcatttcacttgctaaagacaaaactgaagggaaaatgccccaagaacaagtaggaactgaagacagttgcagtagaggcctggtagagcatcaccagggacgaaacccagcatctggtgatgtctatgggttccagacttcaggctgtcattgactgcaaaggatttgcaaccaagtattaaaagtgacaattagatgtatgattatgttagtttgtccaattatttttggtcccttaaaaggggggggggggcacatataaaatgtgttgtaattcctacaccgttcacctgatttggatgtaaataccctgaaattaaagctgaaagtctgcacttaaagcacatcttgattgtttcatttcaaatccattgtggtggtatacagagccaaaatgataaattgtgtcaatgtccaaatatttatggacctaactgtacattccTGTGCAGTGTGTCAGGTTTCAGGTTAACCTGTTAAAATTATAAATACACAAATATATAGGCACACTCTGTCACCTGACCTCAAATTTCTAAACCACCATTTACGTATACATGTTTTACATTGataatctttttttgtttgtttcaaatCAATCCAGCTGCTTTCACATTTCATAACATTTCACACTAAAATGACTGGATTGACACAGAACTGACCCAAACCTTATTTTGCATGGCTTTGTCACAAAATGTTGTACTTTTCCATCCAGTGTTTGAATCATATTGGAGGTCCTGGAGGGTCGTCTTCAAGGTGGATGATGGGTAGGATGACGGGTAACTAAGGTCACACGACCCCCCCCAAGGTCATTTCTTAATGAAGGGTCCTCTAAACTGAttgccccctccctcagtttgaACACGGTTTAAATCTTGGCAGTGGTGGGCAGCATGCAGCCCTGAATCTGGCCTCTTGACACACATTGCAACCCCTCAGCGATCCAGTggaacagcatgtgtgtgtgttcgggcaCGGATGCTCATCCCATTCCCACTGCAAGGGGCACTCTCTGGCTGCCCTTGGGGCTTCCAGGAAAGCGTTGGCACGGCAGTATCACGACGCTCTTCCATGGGGCGTCCTTCTAATGGAGGTGTGTCCTTGAGGCAGAGTTCAGGGCAGCTACTCTTGCGCTGGGtctgagaagaggagcaggtcaTGGTGGGGAAGCTTTCGGCTCGAAGCCTGGACTGCGCCTCGCTTCCAAGCGGGGGGGCGTCCCTCCACCGCCTCTGGGGAGAACGCCGGGCAGCGAGTGCATCCCCATGACCGTAGAGAACCTCCAAGGGGTCAGGTACATGGAGCCTGGTTGCGGTGGGGCTTTCCCCCAGGCTCGAGGCCAATCTCCCCTggtttctgctctctctctgggccctgCAATCCTGGCTTGGACCCTCGTCTTGCAACGGCACAGTGGCTGTTTGGAACAGGGGCTGTCGTGGGGACGGCGttgtctctctgggtctgtggAGTCGGAGGCAAGGCCCGAGCGAGTCGAGAAAGCCTACTGTTAGAATGTCTAAGTCAGGCACACTCTGGCCAAATGCTGGGCAGGCCAGCTGGCAAATGGACCGGAAGTAGTCCTGTGTTGACAAAGGATGGaactggggctgggcctggggctgagTAGGGGTGTGAAGGCTGTTGGCCTGGTTCATATCATGGACCAGCTCCTCATAGCCCTCCCTGATGGTGGGCAGAGCTCTTTTGGTCTGCGGTCTGGGATGGGGGCGCATGACTacgacacaacacaaaacaggtggaaggagagagaggagagcgtggaGGCAAACAGCATTCAGAGAacaaaaggaggggaggaaagaaaagATAACGATCAGTTTACACATGGGGGGATTCAAATGTTACAGCATTTGACTGAAATATGAGTATTATATATGCCAAATGTATTACATACGATCTACTatatttacaaatgttcacatgGCGCATATGTGGTTTTATTTCTTTAAGagtgggctggagagaggcactGGCGAGAGAGCCCAGGGAAACAGTGCTGAGCCtgtctccatggtaaccccatCTCATCCCGGGTGAACAGATGGAGCTTGTGTTACAGTGCAACCGGAGAACAGGGCACGGACGCActtacacacgcgcgcgcgcacacgcttTTTTTCTTACACCGACACAAACGCATCCACACCGACCCCACATGCGACACCACATAATGGTCTGCACTGGACACGTCCAGCTCTCATCGAATGCATTCACACGACCTTGCACATTTGTGTGCGTACGtatacaaacacaaaacaccttACCAGCATTGCATTCCCATTCCACATTTAAGGTAAAcaatccctgcctctccctcctcatcacctAGCAACCTCAGAGAGGAATACACGGGCACAAAGACAGAACTAGTCAAACTCACCTATTTCATTGTGCGTGATACGGAATGCAACCAAACTACGCAGGGTGGAAGCATGTCCACCAAACCTCGAGGACCAGCTGACCAATAAGACTGGAGAGATGAGGCGAGCCACACTGTATTTATACAGGGAGGGCGGGGCCTCCGGCgtcactgctcacacacacgctgtggTTGTTATCAACATGAAGCAAATGTCTCTTTTAAGAGCGGGAAACCAATCAACATTTCTTATTGAACTGTTGATTGCTTGTGAGAATTTGTGTGACCATTTTTTACAAGACTAACATTACAAACACTATAATGGGTGTGAGGTTGTTTTATTCTAGGTGGTTGTGAGAGAAAAATCCAGAGTGTACACATCATACAAAACAAAGAACTCTTGTAGTTGCCCAGGCAACATATTATTTCAGTCCATTCTAGGAAGTCCACGTGTTCCTACAATATTTTGACAAAACAAAttattttttgttattttgatTAAATAAACAAAACCTTTTGGCAAAAACAAAAAGGTTTGGTTTCACATTGTGATTCTGGGTTGGGGTGAGCGTTAGTGTGGCAGTCTGAAAGACTTGATTGTAAACTCGAGATGCTACTTTATAGTGTCATGGACAAAATTGACCAATTTTTAGGTAATTAACGGATATTCCCAGAAAGTCTCTAAGTTGCTTTATCAAATGAAATTTTTTATGTAACCTTCTATTTAAACACTTAATTTGTAGAGGAGGTTATTTGGTTCTATTTCACTCAGACCTAACAGTTGCAGTGGCCATCTGTCAAGAGTTCACCAGCAGGAGGCAGTATTGGACACCAGACATGCAAAACAGATGCCTATGACATCACAAGAAAACTGCGAAGGCATCGACAGCTCATGGTTTCAAGTAaagtataatatataataacatGAATTTCTCTGTTGAAACACATTTGAACTCAGAGCTAAAATTCAGCTGGAAAATCATATCAGCTCATCCACCCAATGTCACCCATGACTTGACTGTATGCTGTCCAGAAGGGCTGAATGCAGCATTTCTCCCTCGTGTCATTCATTTCTTGAGATAGTTTGGTCCATCAGTGCCGTGTATGGAACATTTGGCAGCGCTACTACAACCACTACTAAAAATATAATTAAATCCCAAAAGATTCTTTATAGTTTTACCATTTTATTAGAAAAGGAGAAAATGTGTAACAATCTCATACCATACCGTTGTTCTTAGAAAAAAATGTTGGGTGGCAAAATAGGTTCAGACACAGTGTTAAAGACATCTGATTTGTCAAAAGCCCTCCACAGAATAAGGCCACTTATGTAGATATGGGTTAGCTAGTGCAGAGCAATGCTTTCGGTGTGGGTCAGTAACTAGCCAGACAGACATGGGGCCTCTATACTGGCGAGGAATGTGCTTCACATGAGCAAGTGGACAATAGCACCAGATTAGCTTGCAACAAGATTGCGACAAATACGTTGAGCTTTAAACATTAAAGATATCACAAGAACCAACTTCACAACGTATTACTTAAATCGAACAAATGAAGAATGGACACAGAAAGCATGGCAAAGAAAGACACAGGAAAGAAGAACCTGAGAGAAAAGCAGATTTGACATCTATGGCAATATTCTGGGAGGTCATACTTAATGTAAGTATGCAGTCCATTCTGTGATCTGACAGGAAATTGTCAAATGTGCCACCTTCACCCAACATGTCCAAGATAATGTTGATGTTTATAACACAC is from Osmerus eperlanus chromosome 27, fOsmEpe2.1, whole genome shotgun sequence and encodes:
- the LOC134013763 gene encoding uncharacterized protein LOC134013763, which codes for MRPHPRPQTKRALPTIREGYEELVHDMNQANSLHTPTQPQAQPQFHPLSTQDYFRSICQLACPAFGQSVPDLDILTVGFLDSLGPCLRLHRPRETTPSPRQPLFQTATVPLQDEGPSQDCRAQRESRNQGRLASSLGESPTATRLHVPDPLEVLYGHGDALAARRSPQRRWRDAPPLGSEAQSRLRAESFPTMTCSSSQTQRKSSCPELCLKDTPPLEGRPMEERRDTAVPTLSWKPQGQPESAPCSGNGMSIRARTHTHAVPLDR